In one Streptomyces marincola genomic region, the following are encoded:
- a CDS encoding beta-ketoacyl-[acyl-carrier-protein] synthase family protein, whose protein sequence is MTGRRVVITGIGVLAPGGAGTKEFWNLVAEGVTATRTISLFDASAFRSQVAAEVDFDPEAHGLTPQEIRRMDRAAQFAVVAARAAVGDSGLVLDSADSHRVGVAIGSAVGATMGLDQEYRVVSDGGQLELVDHRYAVPHLYDYLVPSSFSAEVAWAVGAEGPNTVVSTGCTSGIDSVGYAADLIREGSADIMVAGSSDAPISPITVACFDAIKATTPRNDEPETASRPFDRSRNGFVLGEGAAVFVLEELDSARRRGAHIYAELAGYATRSNAYHMTGLRPDGREMAEAIRVALDEARLNPQDIDYINAHGSGTKQNDRHETNAFKRSLGDHAYRTPISSIKSMVGHSLGAIGSIEIAASVLAMEHHVVPPTANLHDPDPECDLDYTPLVARDQLVDVVLSVGSGFGGFQSAVVLARPDREVA, encoded by the coding sequence GTGACCGGGCGGCGGGTGGTCATCACCGGTATCGGCGTGCTGGCCCCCGGGGGCGCGGGCACCAAGGAGTTCTGGAACCTGGTGGCCGAAGGCGTCACCGCCACACGGACCATCAGCCTCTTCGACGCGTCCGCCTTCCGTTCGCAAGTGGCGGCCGAGGTCGACTTCGACCCCGAGGCGCACGGCCTGACTCCGCAGGAGATCCGGCGCATGGACCGCGCCGCGCAGTTCGCCGTGGTGGCCGCTCGCGCCGCGGTGGGCGATTCGGGGCTCGTGCTCGACTCGGCCGACAGCCACCGCGTCGGCGTGGCCATCGGCAGCGCGGTCGGCGCGACCATGGGGCTCGACCAGGAGTACCGCGTCGTGAGCGACGGCGGGCAGCTGGAGCTCGTCGACCACCGCTACGCCGTGCCGCACCTCTACGACTACCTGGTGCCCAGTTCGTTCTCCGCCGAGGTGGCGTGGGCCGTCGGCGCCGAGGGGCCCAACACCGTGGTGTCCACCGGGTGCACCTCCGGCATCGACTCGGTCGGGTACGCGGCCGATCTGATCCGGGAGGGCAGCGCGGACATCATGGTCGCCGGTTCCTCCGACGCCCCGATCTCGCCCATCACCGTCGCCTGCTTCGACGCGATCAAGGCCACCACGCCCCGCAACGACGAGCCGGAGACCGCCTCCCGGCCGTTCGACCGCTCGCGCAACGGCTTCGTGCTCGGCGAGGGCGCCGCGGTGTTCGTGCTGGAGGAACTCGACAGCGCCCGTCGCCGCGGTGCCCACATCTACGCCGAACTGGCCGGGTACGCCACGCGAAGCAACGCGTACCACATGACCGGTCTGCGGCCCGACGGCCGCGAGATGGCTGAGGCCATCCGGGTCGCGCTCGACGAGGCGCGGCTGAACCCGCAGGACATCGACTACATCAACGCGCACGGCTCGGGCACCAAGCAGAACGACCGCCACGAGACGAACGCGTTCAAACGGAGCCTGGGCGACCACGCCTACCGGACGCCGATCAGCTCCATCAAGTCCATGGTGGGCCACTCGCTCGGCGCGATCGGCTCCATCGAGATCGCCGCCTCCGTGCTGGCCATGGAGCACCACGTGGTGCCGCCCACCGCGAATCTGCACGATCCCGACCCGGAGTGCGACCTCGACTACACCCCTCTGGTCGCCCGGGACCAGCTCGTGGACGTCGTGCTCAGTGTCGGCAGCGGCTTCGGCGGCTTCCAGAGCGCGGTGGTATTGGCCCGGCCGGACCGGGAGGTGGCATGA
- the fabG gene encoding 3-oxoacyl-ACP reductase FabG has protein sequence MPHESARQDERQQVNEREEEHVPKPTALVTGATSGIGLATARLLATQGHRVFIGARTKENVAATAEELRGEGLDVDGQAVDVTSDADVAAFVQAAVRRYGTIDVLVNNAGRSGGGVTADIGDELWHAVIDTNLNSVFRVTREVLNTGGMRHKSRGRIINIASTAGKQGVVLGAPYSASKHGVVGFTKAVGNELASTGITVNAVCPGYVETPMAQRVRQGYAAAYDTTEDAILEKFQAKIPLGRYSTPEEVAGLVGYLVSDAAASITSQALNVCGGLGNF, from the coding sequence ATGCCCCACGAGTCCGCCCGGCAGGACGAGCGACAGCAGGTCAACGAGCGAGAGGAAGAGCACGTGCCCAAGCCGACAGCCCTGGTCACCGGTGCCACCAGCGGGATAGGACTCGCCACCGCGCGGCTGCTCGCGACTCAGGGGCACCGCGTGTTCATCGGCGCGCGCACCAAGGAGAACGTCGCCGCGACCGCGGAGGAGCTGCGCGGTGAAGGGCTCGATGTCGACGGCCAGGCCGTCGACGTCACGTCGGACGCCGACGTCGCCGCGTTCGTGCAGGCCGCAGTGCGGCGTTACGGCACCATCGACGTCCTGGTGAACAACGCCGGCCGCAGCGGCGGCGGCGTCACCGCCGACATCGGCGACGAGCTGTGGCACGCGGTCATCGACACCAACCTCAACAGCGTCTTCCGCGTCACCCGCGAAGTGCTCAACACGGGCGGCATGCGCCACAAGAGCCGTGGCCGCATCATCAACATCGCGTCGACCGCGGGCAAGCAGGGGGTGGTGCTCGGCGCGCCCTACTCGGCCTCCAAACACGGCGTGGTCGGTTTCACCAAGGCCGTGGGCAACGAACTGGCGAGCACCGGCATCACGGTCAACGCCGTCTGCCCCGGCTACGTGGAGACGCCGATGGCCCAACGCGTGCGGCAGGGATATGCCGCCGCCTACGACACGACCGAGGACGCCATCCTGGAGAAATTCCAGGCCAAGATCCCCCTGGGCCGCTACTCGACGCCGGAGGAGGTGGCCGGTCTTGTGGGCTACCTCGTGTCGGACGCCGCCGCGTCCATCACCTCCCAGGCGCTCAACGTCTGCGGTGGCCTCGGCAACTTCTGA
- the rfbA gene encoding glucose-1-phosphate thymidylyltransferase RfbA: MKGVILAGGHGTRLYPITLGVSKQMLSVHDKPLIYYPLSTLLLAGITDIQIISSPEDIGSFRRLLGDGSDLGISLSYAEQDKPRGVADAFRVAARHIGNDPVALILGDNLFHGAGFSKTLQQHARDIDGCVLFGYPVREPERYGVATTDGHGRLLGLEEKPAAPRSDLAVTGLYFYDNDVLDIARDLAPSERGELEITDVNRVYLSRGKARLVELGRGFVWLDTGTHDSLTAAAQYVQLMERRQNIRIACVEEIAWRMGLISEEDCYRLGRRLEKSPYGQYLMSVVRHGRRADGLE; this comes from the coding sequence ATGAAGGGCGTCATCCTCGCCGGCGGCCACGGCACGCGGCTGTACCCGATCACCCTCGGCGTCTCCAAGCAGATGCTGTCCGTCCACGACAAGCCGTTGATCTACTACCCGCTCTCCACGCTGCTGCTGGCCGGCATCACGGACATCCAGATCATCTCATCGCCCGAGGACATCGGTAGTTTCCGCAGGTTGCTCGGCGACGGCTCCGACCTGGGCATCTCCCTGAGCTACGCGGAGCAGGACAAGCCGCGCGGCGTGGCGGACGCCTTCCGCGTCGCGGCCCGCCACATCGGGAACGACCCGGTGGCCCTGATCCTGGGCGACAACCTCTTCCACGGCGCGGGCTTCAGCAAAACGCTGCAACAGCACGCCCGTGACATCGACGGCTGCGTCCTGTTCGGCTACCCGGTGCGCGAACCGGAGCGCTACGGGGTGGCCACCACCGACGGGCACGGCAGGCTGCTCGGGCTGGAGGAGAAGCCCGCGGCACCGCGTTCCGACCTGGCGGTCACCGGACTGTACTTCTACGACAACGACGTGCTCGACATCGCCAGGGACCTGGCCCCGTCCGAGCGCGGTGAGCTGGAGATCACCGACGTCAACCGCGTCTACCTGTCCCGGGGGAAGGCGCGCCTGGTCGAACTGGGGCGCGGCTTCGTCTGGCTGGACACGGGGACGCACGACTCGCTGACCGCCGCCGCTCAGTACGTGCAGCTGATGGAACGGCGCCAGAACATCCGCATCGCCTGCGTCGAGGAGATCGCCTGGCGCATGGGACTCATCAGTGAGGAGGACTGCTACCGGCTCGGCCGCAGACTGGAGAAATCCCCCTACGGCCAGTACCTGATGTCCGTCGTGCGCCACGGCAGACGCGCCGACGGCCTGGAGTGA
- a CDS encoding TcmI family type II polyketide cyclase, with protein MHSTLIVARLAPGASQQQVAELFGSFDATDMPHRMGTRRRQLFSFHGLYFHLQDFDSDDGGSRIESAKNDERFVRISEDLKPHIEAYDPATWRSPADAMAARFYSWEAGR; from the coding sequence ATGCACAGCACGCTGATCGTCGCCCGCCTGGCGCCTGGGGCCAGTCAGCAGCAGGTCGCCGAACTCTTCGGCTCCTTCGACGCGACGGACATGCCCCACCGCATGGGCACCCGACGCCGCCAGCTCTTCTCGTTCCACGGACTGTACTTCCACCTCCAGGACTTCGACTCCGACGACGGGGGGAGCCGCATCGAGTCCGCCAAGAACGACGAGCGGTTCGTCCGGATCAGCGAGGACCTCAAGCCGCACATCGAGGCGTACGACCCGGCGACGTGGCGCTCCCCGGCCGACGCCATGGCGGCACGCTTCTACAGTTGGGAGGCCGGGAGGTGA
- a CDS encoding FAD-dependent monooxygenase has product MAPNADRLPGTGPAASPPARAADRDTDVVVVGAGPVGLLLAGELRRCGAEVTVLEQRAAPREESRATTLHARTMEIFAGRGLAPFLDAAAGAPEAGAGTGPGDAFRTLPRVSHGHFGGIRLDLSLPGPYAGQWKLPQPRTEALLRRWALSLGARLLTGHTLRQLTEHGDAVAAQAEGPAGTLRLRARYLVGCDGEDSTVRRLAGIPFEGTPTRRELLAADVAGLTIRDRRFETGPRGLAVAASNGDGPTRVMVHAFDRPVRRRAGTAPDFAEVADVWRRVTGEDITAGAPVWTHAFGDACRQAAVYRKGRVLLAGDAAHQQLPVGGQALNLGLQDAVNLGWKLALTARGLAPDTLLDTYHDERHAAGRRTQDSVRTQMWLLLGGPRAEAPRAVLSELIAHEPGARRHFARLVSGLDIRYGDAPDTACGHPWVGAVFPQLPLRLADGAAVTGAPLRAGRGTLLVLAATAAAETHDWTKPTGPWADRVDVVTARPDPAAPPEAAVPPAVGEGAAVLIRPDGHVAWAGDAPSTALADALLRWFGAPAAAPGHTRPASSEEFL; this is encoded by the coding sequence ATGGCGCCGAACGCTGACCGGCTGCCCGGGACCGGCCCGGCCGCGTCGCCACCGGCCCGCGCGGCGGACCGGGACACCGATGTCGTCGTGGTCGGCGCGGGCCCGGTGGGTCTGCTGCTCGCGGGCGAGCTGCGGCGGTGCGGGGCCGAGGTCACCGTCCTCGAACAACGGGCGGCCCCGCGCGAGGAGTCCCGCGCCACCACGCTCCACGCCCGCACCATGGAGATCTTCGCCGGCCGCGGCCTCGCGCCGTTCCTCGACGCCGCGGCCGGCGCTCCCGAGGCGGGGGCAGGGACGGGCCCGGGGGACGCGTTCCGCACGCTGCCGCGGGTGAGCCACGGCCACTTCGGCGGCATACGGCTCGACCTCTCCCTCCCGGGGCCGTACGCGGGGCAGTGGAAACTGCCGCAGCCGCGCACCGAGGCACTGCTCAGGCGCTGGGCGCTGTCCCTGGGGGCCCGGCTGCTCACCGGGCACACGCTGCGGCAGCTCACCGAGCACGGTGACGCGGTGGCCGCTCAGGCCGAGGGCCCCGCGGGCACGCTGCGGCTGCGGGCCCGCTACCTGGTGGGCTGCGACGGCGAGGACAGCACGGTGCGGCGCCTGGCCGGCATCCCGTTCGAGGGAACGCCCACGCGACGTGAACTGCTGGCCGCCGACGTCGCGGGGCTCACCATTCGGGACCGCCGGTTCGAGACGGGGCCGCGAGGGCTGGCGGTCGCCGCCAGTAACGGTGACGGACCGACCCGCGTCATGGTCCACGCGTTCGACAGGCCCGTGCGGCGACGCGCGGGCACGGCCCCGGACTTCGCCGAGGTCGCCGACGTCTGGCGGCGGGTCACGGGCGAGGACATCACGGCCGGGGCCCCCGTGTGGACCCACGCGTTCGGCGACGCGTGCCGGCAGGCCGCCGTCTACCGGAAGGGCAGGGTGCTGTTGGCCGGGGACGCCGCGCATCAGCAACTTCCCGTCGGCGGGCAGGCGTTGAATCTGGGACTACAGGACGCCGTGAACCTCGGCTGGAAGCTGGCCCTGACGGCCAGGGGCCTGGCGCCCGACACCCTGCTGGACACCTACCACGACGAGCGGCACGCGGCGGGCCGCCGGACGCAGGACAGCGTGAGGACCCAGATGTGGCTGCTCCTCGGCGGCCCGCGGGCGGAGGCGCCGCGCGCGGTGCTGTCCGAACTGATCGCCCATGAGCCCGGCGCCCGCCGCCATTTCGCCCGCCTGGTCTCCGGCCTCGACATCCGCTACGGGGACGCCCCGGATACAGCGTGCGGCCATCCGTGGGTGGGCGCCGTGTTCCCGCAACTGCCGTTGCGGCTGGCGGACGGCGCCGCGGTGACGGGCGCGCCGCTGCGCGCCGGCCGCGGCACGCTGCTGGTGCTCGCCGCAACCGCCGCCGCGGAGACGCACGACTGGACGAAGCCCACCGGCCCCTGGGCGGACCGCGTGGACGTGGTCACCGCGCGGCCGGACCCCGCGGCGCCGCCCGAGGCGGCGGTGCCACCGGCCGTGGGGGAGGGGGCAGCTGTCCTCATCCGCCCGGACGGTCACGTCGCCTGGGCGGGAGACGCCCCCTCGACGGCTCTGGCCGACGCGCTGCTGCGGTGGTTCGGCGCGCCGGCAGCGGCACCGGGACACACGCGCCCGGCTTCCTCCGAGGAGTTCCTATGA
- a CDS encoding glycosyltransferase: MRYLFTTVPGSSHVLPLVPLAHAALAAGHEVAVATSGAGLSSAVSAGLTAIATDDGRSARPYEEMARVMHETDRGSRQNDAELVDYFGATFAEVGSAMLPGLLDAARAWRADAVIYPPPHPAGLLAARALGIPAVLHNLGIRRPTFGPALAKLEPLAQRLGVPGPREADLQIDLSAPSLANHVQGPPQENTIPHTLRMHPSPYNGAGPLPAWALRRPGDGTRRVVVTLGSLPASYGRGELLRDIILGTRDLAVELIVATGDVELPALPQPLPGHARLVGWVPLRPLLATSDVLIHHGGLSSMYTAFVAGVPQCLIPAPGAGGEPNARIVSGRGAGLGLAMDEVTPEAVRSALRELLDRPDYGRVSADVAAEIDAMPLPAEVIGRLDRFVAEAGRTAPPAPPPAGTSRETAGGRGAR, from the coding sequence ATGCGCTACCTCTTCACCACTGTCCCGGGCAGTTCGCACGTGCTGCCCCTGGTCCCGCTGGCCCACGCGGCGCTCGCCGCCGGCCACGAGGTGGCGGTCGCCACCAGCGGCGCGGGGCTGTCCTCCGCGGTTTCCGCGGGACTCACCGCCATCGCCACGGACGACGGCCGCTCGGCCCGGCCCTACGAGGAGATGGCCCGTGTCATGCACGAGACCGACCGGGGCAGCCGGCAGAACGACGCCGAACTGGTGGACTACTTCGGCGCGACCTTCGCCGAGGTCGGCTCCGCCATGCTGCCGGGACTGCTCGACGCGGCTCGCGCCTGGCGGGCCGACGCCGTCATCTATCCGCCCCCGCACCCCGCGGGCCTGCTCGCCGCGCGCGCCCTGGGCATCCCGGCCGTCCTGCACAACCTCGGCATCCGCCGGCCCACCTTCGGTCCCGCCCTCGCCAAGCTGGAACCGCTCGCCCAGCGCCTCGGCGTCCCCGGCCCGCGCGAGGCCGACCTCCAGATCGACCTCAGCGCGCCCTCACTCGCCAATCACGTGCAGGGCCCGCCGCAGGAGAACACGATCCCGCACACCCTGCGCATGCACCCCTCGCCCTACAACGGCGCCGGACCCCTGCCCGCGTGGGCACTGCGCCGCCCGGGCGACGGCACGCGCCGGGTCGTGGTCACGCTGGGCTCCCTGCCCGCCAGTTACGGGCGCGGGGAACTGCTGCGGGACATCATCCTGGGCACCCGGGACCTCGCGGTCGAATTGATCGTCGCCACCGGCGATGTCGAACTGCCCGCACTGCCCCAGCCGTTGCCCGGCCACGCCCGGCTCGTGGGCTGGGTGCCCCTGCGTCCGCTGCTGGCCACGAGCGACGTGCTGATCCACCACGGCGGCCTCAGCAGCATGTACACGGCGTTCGTGGCGGGCGTGCCCCAGTGCCTGATCCCGGCGCCCGGCGCGGGGGGCGAGCCCAACGCCCGGATCGTCTCCGGGCGCGGAGCCGGGCTCGGCCTCGCGATGGACGAGGTCACCCCCGAGGCCGTCAGGTCCGCGCTGCGCGAACTGCTGGACCGGCCGGACTACGGGCGGGTCAGCGCGGACGTCGCGGCCGAGATCGACGCCATGCCGCTGCCGGCCGAAGTGATCGGCCGTCTCGACCGGTTCGTCGCCGAGGCGGGAAGGACCGCGCCGCCGGCACCGCCGCCCGCCGGGACGTCCCGGGAGACCGCCGGCGGACGGGGCGCACGATGA
- a CDS encoding TetR/AcrR family transcriptional regulator C-terminal domain-containing protein, which yields MGRGLVEKREAIIRGARTVFGGDGYTRASIGAIASAAGVSTRTIYNHFPGGKAELFRLVVQEGSKEILRVQLDIVDRWLHKVTDVELDLIDFGKAWVAPLDTFASHFALVRQLRAEIEHLPPDLLRAWEEVGPRRVQSALADRFQELADEGRLVMEDPRQAAIHFTYLVSGEIRDRTYDGALPLAPEVTNRLVTVGVQTFLRGYLPR from the coding sequence TTGGGGCGAGGGCTGGTTGAGAAGCGTGAGGCCATCATCCGTGGCGCTCGCACGGTGTTCGGTGGCGATGGTTACACTCGCGCCAGCATCGGTGCGATCGCGAGCGCTGCCGGGGTGTCCACCCGGACCATCTACAACCACTTCCCCGGTGGCAAGGCGGAACTCTTCCGCCTGGTCGTGCAGGAGGGGTCGAAGGAGATCCTGCGGGTCCAACTCGACATCGTCGACCGCTGGTTGCACAAAGTGACCGATGTGGAGCTCGACCTCATCGATTTCGGTAAGGCGTGGGTGGCACCCCTGGACACTTTCGCCTCGCATTTCGCCCTGGTGCGTCAACTGCGCGCGGAAATCGAGCATCTTCCGCCGGACCTCCTGCGGGCCTGGGAGGAAGTCGGCCCGCGGCGGGTGCAGTCCGCGCTTGCAGACCGTTTCCAGGAGTTGGCCGACGAGGGGCGGCTGGTCATGGAAGATCCGCGACAGGCCGCGATCCACTTCACCTACCTGGTCTCGGGCGAGATCAGGGACCGCACGTACGACGGCGCGCTGCCGCTGGCCCCCGAGGTCACCAATCGCCTGGTGACGGTGGGCGTCCAGACATTCCTGCGCGGCTACCTGCCACGCTGA
- a CDS encoding acyl carrier protein, giving the protein MATETFTLDDVRRILREGAGKDESVDLDGDILDKGFADLGYDSLALMETASRIEREYKVALDEDVLDIEVVTPRTLIDAVNAGLDG; this is encoded by the coding sequence ATGGCCACGGAGACCTTCACCCTCGACGATGTCCGCCGCATCCTGCGTGAGGGCGCGGGCAAGGACGAGTCGGTCGACCTCGACGGCGACATCCTCGACAAGGGCTTCGCGGATCTCGGTTACGACTCCCTGGCGCTGATGGAGACCGCCTCCCGCATCGAGCGCGAGTACAAGGTGGCACTGGACGAGGACGTCCTCGACATCGAGGTCGTCACGCCGCGCACGCTCATCGACGCGGTCAACGCCGGACTCGACGGCTGA
- a CDS encoding ketosynthase chain-length factor produces MTAAMVTGLGIAAPSGLGLRDHWASVTAGRNAITPITRFDAGPYPARLAGQITDFDAAQVLPDRLLPQTDRVTQLSLAAADWALADAGLRTEEQPAYGLGVMTASSAGGFEFGQNELRKLWSKGGKHVSAYQSFAWFYAVNTGQIAIRHGLRGPSGVVVSDHAGGLDALAQARRQIRKGTPVIVSGAVDALLCPWGWVAQLAGGRLSTSSSPDHAYLPFDARARGHVPGEGGAILVLEDAAAARRRGARCYGELAGYGATFDPRPGSGRAPGLRRAIEVALDDASVTPADVDVVFADAAGLPDLDRVEAEAVAGVFGRGGVPVTAPKTMTGRLGAGGAPLDVATALIAMAENVIPPTAHVTADPGYALDLVVSPRPAELRVAVVLARGQGGFNSAVVLRTGPEPAADL; encoded by the coding sequence ATGACGGCGGCGATGGTGACGGGTCTTGGGATAGCGGCTCCCAGCGGCCTCGGCTTGCGCGACCACTGGGCCTCCGTCACAGCGGGCCGCAACGCGATCACGCCCATCACCCGGTTCGACGCCGGGCCCTACCCGGCCCGGCTCGCGGGGCAGATCACGGACTTCGACGCGGCACAGGTACTGCCCGACCGGCTGCTGCCGCAGACCGACCGCGTCACCCAGCTCTCCCTCGCGGCGGCCGACTGGGCCCTGGCCGACGCCGGCCTGCGCACGGAGGAGCAACCCGCCTACGGCCTCGGCGTCATGACCGCGAGTTCGGCCGGCGGCTTCGAGTTCGGCCAGAACGAGTTGCGCAAACTGTGGAGCAAGGGCGGAAAACACGTCAGCGCCTACCAGTCCTTCGCCTGGTTCTACGCCGTCAACACCGGTCAGATCGCCATCAGGCACGGCCTGCGCGGCCCGAGCGGGGTGGTCGTCAGCGACCACGCGGGCGGACTCGACGCCCTCGCCCAGGCCCGGCGGCAGATTCGCAAGGGCACCCCGGTCATCGTCTCGGGCGCGGTTGACGCCCTGCTGTGCCCGTGGGGCTGGGTCGCCCAGCTGGCCGGCGGCCGGCTGTCCACCAGCAGCAGCCCCGACCACGCCTACCTGCCGTTCGACGCCCGGGCGCGGGGTCACGTGCCGGGCGAGGGAGGCGCCATCCTCGTCCTTGAGGACGCGGCCGCGGCGCGCCGCCGCGGCGCCCGATGCTACGGCGAACTCGCGGGCTACGGGGCGACGTTCGATCCCAGGCCCGGCAGCGGCCGGGCGCCGGGGCTGCGGCGCGCGATCGAAGTGGCCCTGGACGACGCCTCGGTGACGCCCGCGGACGTCGACGTGGTCTTCGCCGATGCGGCGGGGCTGCCCGACCTGGACCGGGTCGAGGCCGAAGCCGTGGCCGGCGTCTTCGGCCGGGGCGGTGTGCCGGTCACGGCGCCCAAGACGATGACCGGTCGGCTCGGGGCCGGTGGCGCACCCCTCGACGTGGCCACCGCCCTGATCGCCATGGCCGAGAACGTCATCCCGCCCACCGCGCACGTCACCGCCGACCCAGGTTACGCCCTGGACCTGGTCGTCTCCCCGCGCCCTGCCGAGCTGCGCGTCGCCGTGGTGCTGGCGCGCGGCCAGGGCGGCTTCAACTCGGCCGTGGTCCTGCGGACCGGCCCCGAGCCCGCCGCCGATCTCTAG
- a CDS encoding aromatase/cyclase, producing MPQPPSRETEHEIEISAPAEAVYELIADVRNWPRVFPPTIYVDRLEHDERQERIRIWATAGGEPKNWTSRRTLDRAGLRVDFRQEISTPPVAAMGGAWVIEALGGSGSRVRLLHDYRAIDDDPAGLAWIDEAVDRNSRSELAALKTNVELATAAAERTFSFEDSVSVEGAAEDVYDFLNEANLWPDRLPHVSTVRLTEDTPGLQTLEMDTRAKDGSTHTTVSHRVCLPHSRIAYKQITLPKLLALHTGYWEVRPARAGQDDGPLTVVSQHTVVLETANIAAVLGQDATVEDARAYVHGALSTNSRATLGHAKTYAEQRHLLHGAER from the coding sequence ATGCCGCAGCCGCCGTCCCGTGAGACAGAGCACGAGATCGAGATCTCCGCCCCGGCCGAGGCCGTCTACGAACTGATCGCCGACGTGCGCAACTGGCCGCGCGTCTTTCCACCCACCATCTACGTCGACCGCCTGGAGCACGACGAACGCCAGGAGCGCATCCGCATCTGGGCGACCGCGGGCGGCGAGCCCAAGAACTGGACGTCGCGCCGGACACTGGACCGGGCGGGCCTGCGCGTCGACTTCCGCCAGGAAATCTCCACGCCCCCGGTGGCGGCCATGGGCGGCGCCTGGGTGATCGAGGCGTTGGGCGGCTCGGGCTCCCGGGTCAGGCTGCTGCACGACTACCGGGCCATCGACGACGATCCCGCGGGGCTGGCCTGGATCGACGAGGCCGTGGACCGCAACTCGCGCTCCGAACTCGCGGCGCTGAAGACGAACGTCGAACTGGCCACGGCCGCCGCGGAGCGGACGTTCTCGTTCGAGGACAGCGTCTCGGTGGAAGGCGCGGCCGAGGACGTCTACGACTTCCTCAACGAGGCGAACCTGTGGCCCGACCGGCTGCCCCACGTCTCCACCGTGCGGCTCACCGAGGACACGCCCGGTCTTCAGACCCTGGAGATGGACACGCGGGCCAAGGACGGCAGCACGCACACCACCGTGTCGCACCGGGTGTGCCTCCCGCACAGCCGGATCGCCTACAAGCAGATCACGCTGCCCAAACTGCTCGCGCTGCACACCGGCTACTGGGAGGTCCGCCCCGCCCGAGCGGGGCAGGACGACGGGCCGCTGACCGTCGTGTCGCAGCACACCGTCGTCCTGGAGACCGCCAACATCGCCGCCGTGCTCGGGCAGGACGCCACCGTCGAGGACGCCCGCGCCTACGTGCACGGGGCCCTGAGCACCAACAGCCGGGCCACTCTCGGCCACGCCAAGACCTATGCCGAGCAGCGGCACCTGCTCCATGGCGCCGAACGCTGA
- a CDS encoding antibiotic biosynthesis monooxygenase family protein, which produces MPQLSLNDGLLHVFNIFDTDSPENQETILDAMRDIVDNADYPGWVSSTVHAGLGRPGTANIVQWRDRAALEARYAGQKFKQRTVPEFQRLATEFWLIQTEVVFSQQHPDAQPPVRVSPDRDDFTVLMVLKSRPENQKELIDVLARPDSWTATRPGYRSHTLLRGLNGPYLVNYAQWDSREDYEAFHTFPEDQRPAPVRRGRERARELAVSRWANTFRAVHSRSAGAAG; this is translated from the coding sequence ATGCCCCAGCTGTCCCTCAACGACGGCCTCCTGCACGTGTTCAACATCTTCGACACCGACAGCCCGGAGAACCAGGAGACGATCCTCGACGCGATGCGGGACATCGTCGACAACGCCGACTATCCCGGCTGGGTCTCCTCGACCGTCCATGCCGGGCTCGGCCGGCCCGGCACGGCCAACATCGTGCAGTGGCGGGACCGGGCCGCCCTGGAGGCGCGCTACGCCGGGCAGAAGTTCAAGCAGCGGACGGTCCCGGAATTCCAGCGGCTGGCCACCGAGTTCTGGCTCATCCAGACCGAGGTCGTCTTCTCCCAGCAGCACCCGGACGCACAGCCGCCGGTGCGGGTCTCTCCCGACCGCGACGACTTCACGGTCCTGATGGTCCTGAAGTCCCGTCCCGAGAACCAGAAGGAACTGATCGACGTACTCGCCAGGCCCGACTCCTGGACGGCGACCCGCCCCGGCTACCGCTCCCACACGCTGCTGCGCGGCCTGAACGGCCCCTACCTGGTCAACTACGCCCAGTGGGACAGCAGGGAGGACTACGAGGCCTTCCACACCTTCCCCGAGGACCAGCGCCCCGCCCCGGTGCGGCGCGGGCGGGAACGGGCGCGGGAGCTGGCGGTGAGCCGGTGGGCCAACACCTTCCGGGCCGTGCACTCCCGGTCGGCGGGCGCCGCCGGCTGA